DNA from Chrysemys picta bellii isolate R12L10 chromosome 13, ASM1138683v2, whole genome shotgun sequence:
TTCCTTATTTTAATGTTAACTCAGTAATTGTAATGTAGTCTTAAGTGTGTACATttcttatttgtttgtttgtatttttcttttcctaaaaAATGAATTGGAGAACAAAATACCCtgcccaaaataaaataaagcagaagaacagaaaggtaaaaataaatgagagaggaagggaaagaagGCGGAAGAATgtgcagggaggggaaaggagaatgACATTTTGTGTTCCATCCAGTAGGGATtaatcaaagttttttttttaaaaaagttagagCTAATTTAATCAAATTTGTTAGAGGTCCCTCGTCTCTGAAATTTTGCCTACCCTTTAGCTGCAAGGTCAGCAAAGTCACTGTGCCAAGCAAGCGTCTTTCCCTGGAGACAATCTGCTTACTTCTTCACTAGTAGCTGGAAGCCTGTACTGTTCCATGAGTGTAGCTCATAAAGTCTGTGTGTAGAAAATCCAAAAGTGGCTGAGAAGTTAAAAACTGGACACTAACTAACAAAGAAGCACAGTGATAaatgaacctggtgatattctaaacaaaaagagctcttaACGTTATTGTACCTATTTCCATCATTTCATGCTGACTCAACTGACATTCTAGTCTTTGGAGAGatgtttggggttcttgtgtgtgctggttgtttGAATTtgtcagccttcttgatgtcatctgttATTACCTTTCCTACCTTGTTaaatagaggacctacactttcctttgtctttctcctaATGTACTTTTAATTCCTCTTTTTATTGCCTTTGATGTCCCTTTCTaattgtaactcattttgtgccttagcttaCTGATTCTGTCCCTACAAGCCTGTGATAGTCCTTTGTACTCCTCCATAGCAATTTGTTCATGTTTTCACCTTTTGGAGGATTCTAGTTTGATTTTCAGGCATAGAAACTTCAGAGTGACACATGGAATGACAATCCTAGAATCTGATTACATAGATTGTAATTTCAACTGAGTAAGTCCTGGACAATATTTGGAATTTCAACCTAACTGCctcattttttccactgaacaTCTTCTTCTATGGCAATTGGATGAATAAATCCCATCAAAACATCTTTAACTGTTTCAAAATCTGAGCCCTTTCTTTCTGGAGTAAATCAAAATTCTAGGCTGGCTTAATTTCCTTCTGGGTGGGCACGTACCCTGCATTCCATGTTCCCACTGTGTGTGTTATACTCCTGCACCCAATGGAAAATTGCATGATTATCCTGACTACAACACACATACCTAATACGTTTGTGTGTCAAACTATTCCCAAATGTTTATTACCAATTTAAATGTTGGGTTCCAGCTGTGTGTTTTGATAGTGTAGGAGCTGGAAACATAAATAGGAgttatgcatttatttatttagcatgtgCATTAATTATGTGCCAGACTATCTCTGCAGTTATGTTGAATAAATGAACAACTTCTTTCCATATTTCCACATAGGTTAGGTCACTAGCTCATATTTCCAAATTCCCATCCTATTTGTGCTTTTCAGCAGCAGCAATGGTGTTACAAAAAagggtgacaggtttcagagtggtagctgtgttaatctgtatcagcagaaagaatgaggagtatttgtggcaccttagaaactaacaaatttatttgagcataagctttcgtcagCTAAAGCccccttcatcagatgcatgtagtggaaaatacagtaggaatatatatatatatatatatatatatatatatatatatatatatatatatatatatatatatatataatcacatgtacatggcagaggggcattgctggccaaaccggacagtctctacaaaagaacaaatggacacaaatcagatgtcaagaattataacattcaaaagccaggaggagaacacttcaacctccctggatactcaattacagacctaaaagtagcaattattcaacaaaaaaacttcaaaaaacagactcTAATGAGAAACAGCGGAACTGGAATTAatctgcaaactggacaccattaaattaggcttgaataaagactgggagtgaatgAGTCATTACACTacctaaaaactatttccccctgCTAATTTTCcccttactgttactcacaccttcttgtcaactgtttgaaatgggccatcctgattatcactacaaaagtttttttcctcctgctaatAGCTCATCTTTAATTGATTGGTCTCATTAAGAGTTGGTATGGCAAgctccattttttcatgttctctgtgtgtatatatatcttcctactgtagttttcactacatgcatctgataaagGGGGCTTTAGCCCAccaaaacttatgctcaaataaatttgtttaaaaaagtgaGATTCAAATAATAAGAACAGTGAAAACAGGATTGTTAGCTGAAAAACTCTAATGGCCACCAGAAGTCTTGTGACATTAGAACCAGAAGACTCTCTGAATGGTCTTTTCCATTCTTTGGATTACTAAATATTCCTGTGGGTTTCTTTAGTGGAGCAGTCAAGGGGAAAATTTAGGTGCAAGTGTAACTTTCTGGTCCCATTCCCAGCTCCGAATGGACATTGGACCATTGTGATTGGATCCAACCTCTGAATCCCATGTGCTACTGAGTTCCCTGGATCCAGGTAGTGACTGTGCACTGTTACTAGATGTGAGTCTCTCAGCACTCCCCTTGTTTCACCAGGGTTGAGCCATTCAGTGTTGATGGCCCTTGACGGTGTTATCACTGCTTTCCAGGGATATATTACCCAGAACCTGTTATATGTTTCCTTCTACAAAAGAGATGATCCCATCCAGAGAGATGGTTGCAACTAGAAATAGCATTCATCAAACCAACTGGAATTAACAACTGGACAAAGACATATTCCCCAAATCTTATCCAAGCAGACATTGGCAAAACTCCTTAATCAAGCTGTACAGATTATGCTCTGTGTCATGTTTAAAATATCCAAAGGGCCTATCCACAAGATAAGGTGCATGAATACATTTCAAAATCTGGCTCTGAGGCAtttcttgaaaattttaccagtAAATTTTAGATGCTGAGTGGCTGTCAGAAAGAATGGTGAATATCCTTGCAGAGAAATGAACATACTGTGTGATTCCCTTTAAGAGAGATTTCAGAGATATATCAGTaaaatgaggggagggggaagaaaatgtataaaaataaatgtgttatgGCATCAACTCTGTGTTTAACATCTACAGAAACTAAGGTGAAAATAGAAAAGTTTGATGCTACTCTGAGTTATGTTTAATTTCGCTTCCTAAGTTTATTCAAAGATATGCATGGTCTCATAGCAGTATGATAACATATCACAATTATATTGCAATAATTATCATAACTATTAAAAAACTTTGTAAACTGTCTTAAATATCAAGTCCATTTTACACAAGAGCAACTGAGCATTTGTACAGCTCTAGTTTCACAAATCTCAAATAACATTCAGAAAAGGTAAGTGGTACAATCCTCATCATCTATTTTATAGAGGAGAGCACAGGAGcctgggtggcggggggggggggggagggggagaagtgacaAGTCAAAGGACATGGAGTGGATGAGATAGCAATAAAACCGATGTCTCTGGGATCCAATTCCAGTGTCCACTCTATCTGCTGGACTCTGCGGTGTAAATATGGGTAAAAGAAGTATGAGCCCAGCATTTGGATATGACTGGTATTTTGATTTGAAGCCAAGTGAGTGGCATTTAATTCCCTTAATCTCCACTGGTAATCTCAGACATTGTGGTTAGAGTAATACACCGGGATGTTCAGTAGGCAGAAAGGGAGATGTTCTGCCATAGAGATACCAGACAATAGGAACTATTCAAATGTGATTTAATGTGGGCACTTTCAAAAATTTTACCAAGAATGCCTCTGCCATCTGGACTCTTGACTCAGCCATTGACATTGTAACTAGCAGTGGGAAGCCAGAATTAAAAGGTTGAGTATATTGAAATGGAAGTTACAAtataaattggattttttaatatattttctttagatGAATCTTATGGAAAGGAAACAGGGAAATGAAACTTCCATCACAGAATTTATCCTCCTTGGATTCGGGAATGTCCCTCAGCTGCAGatctttctcttcctgctgtttctagtgatctacattgtgACCATGACCGGGAATATCCTCATCTTTGCACTAGTTGTGGCTTACCAGcaacttcacacccccatgtacttcttccttgggaacttgtcctgcttggagacctgctacagctccaccatcctgcccaggatgctgaccagtctcctgactggggacagaaccatttctgttagTGAGTGCATCACACAATTATATTTCTTTGGTTCTCTGTTAACCACTGAATGTTCTCTTTTATCTGTGATGGCCTATGATCGGTATTTGGCAATATTGAAACCGCTACATTATGCGGTCCTTTTGAATGACAGGTTCTGCCTCCAGCTAGTGGCCTGGTCTTGGATCAGTGGATTTATGTCTGTTGCCATCATAATATTTATGATGTCACAGTTAAGATTCTGTGGCCCCAGTGAAGTTGatcatttcttttgtgattttagcCCAATAATAAAACTGTCCTGCAGCGACACTCACACGCTGGAAGTTACTGCTTTCATACATTCCTCCATATTCACATTGCCTCCATTTCTATTAACAGTGGCATCCTATGCTtgtatcatctccaccatcctgagaatcccttccaccaccgggAGGCAAAAAGCCTTTTCCACTTGCTCCTCCCATCTCATCGTGGTGACAATATTCTATGGGACGCTAGTCATTGTGTATCTGCTATCAGGCTCTGAGGCATTGAGGGACCTGAACAAAGTGCTCTCTGTTGTCTATGGAGCCCTAACCCCATTGGTCAACCCCCTCATATACAGCCTGAAAAACAAGGAGGTTAAGGAAGCCTTGAGGAAAGCTGTGCTTAGATTTTTTGTCTTTTACAAGAACACAGATATTTCAAGATAAAAGGCATATGTAATGGGGCAATCACTGGGATATGATCTGGCAAAGTCACACTCCTGTGAGTAGCCCTAACTTACCTTAGAGTGCCTGTTATACTCCAGACTACCTCTGGCTCTGTGACACATTTTGGAGGGAAATACCTAAGACTtgcactgcccccccaccccacttgcaCTTTAACGTGTGAAGAATACAGTGCATTGGCCCCCACACTTGCAGTACATATTCTATGAGTATGGATGAATTTTCCAAGAACTTGCAAGCTAATCTCTTGATTGGTGTAGAgaggcggactcacccctgcagcacctcctgctggttgcctcaggaattagctcttccagcatcctggagcgccccctgcaggccggtgatccacctgtcctctggccccatgtccctcccagaccccggtgcccttgtatctcgggtgctgccccccagcagtacacccctcagtactagggtctcccctcgccagggaacccccacccactatccctacctcacctcagaataaggccactgccagtcaccatctagctcctgttccctggggcagactgcagtataggccactcatcattggcaaggcggggtttgaacctgctgccttaGCCTAgttctgggctgccctctgcaacccccagtaccccttagccttccgctaggccacagcctgaggctttccaggctggagctccccagctcctcagcctgtcccccagccctgctccactcaggtgccCTGTCTctagcttgctgcagccaggcctgtctctctctgaaggcagagagagactttttgggctcctgtctcccagccttcttatacaggccagctgtggcctgattggggtatggc
Protein-coding regions in this window:
- the LOC112060460 gene encoding olfactory receptor 5AP2-like — its product is MNLMERKQGNETSITEFILLGFGNVPQLQIFLFLLFLVIYIVTMTGNILIFALVVAYQQLHTPMYFFLGNLSCLETCYSSTILPRMLTSLLTGDRTISVSECITQLYFFGSLLTTECSLLSVMAYDRYLAILKPLHYAVLLNDRFCLQLVAWSWISGFMSVAIIIFMMSQLRFCGPSEVDHFFCDFSPIIKLSCSDTHTLEVTAFIHSSIFTLPPFLLTVASYACIISTILRIPSTTGRQKAFSTCSSHLIVVTIFYGTLVIVYLLSGSEALRDLNKVLSVVYGALTPLVNPLIYSLKNKEVKEALRKAVLRFFVFYKNTDISR